DNA sequence from the Synergistaceae bacterium genome:
AGATTTGCCGCCGAAAGAACCATCACCCAATAATAAACCGGTGTTGCTGCTTTGCCTAATGACAATCCTAAAGGGACTGAGAAAGAATACAGCGATGACGGTATTCCCATATCAGCAGAACATTTCAGCGCGTCAGGAATTGCCGCTATGCTTGAGCATGTGCTGAATGACGTTGCGAGCAAGGGAACGGATTTTCGTATCATCGTGAAGGGATTCAGTTTTGCGGAGAATTTCACGGCCAAACAGAAAATCACAAAGATTATGACATGGCCGCCGATCAGCGTGAAGATTACGCCCGCCGCCGAAAAGAGAGTCCCCGCTCCTGTCGTGATTATCATCGAGGCAACAGAACAGAACACTACAATGTACGTAAGGTACAGGAAAAATTCTGTTATCTTCATGAATATCATGTTAATCTCATCAGAAAATTTCCGTATCATTTTCGCGCCCGTGAGTGATATTGCCAGTCCCACAAAAAACGCAATCGCCATTATCTGAAGCATGTCCCCTTCAAGAAACGGCCTGATGATATTTCCCGCGATAATGTGAACAAGATTCCCGGCTAATGAAAGCGGCTGAGTCTGCACAGTCTCAGATGATACTGCCGTCATGTTCGCGCCCGCGCCCGGCCTGAATATATACATTATGCACAAACCGACAGCGAGTCCAAGAATGTTGGCTATGATGAAATACTTGATGATTTTCCCGCCTGCCTGTTTGATTCCCGAAAGCCCGCCCATGTCCGCAATACATGACACGACAGAGCAGAACACTATCGGAATTACGCACATCTTCAGGCCGTTCAGGAACACCGAGCGGATCGGCGCGAAAATATTATCGTTGAGGAACATAGATACGGTCTCAGGAGCAAAATTTCTCAGAAGCAATCCCGAAATGACAGCAAGAAATAACGCCGTCAGTGTCTTGAAAAGCCCCGAATAATTAGAGAGTACTGCATTGATCCGTACAGTGTTGATTTTTCCCGAATGCCTGTACCTTATGTACTGCATGAACGAATGAAGCACAAGACGCTGAATTGACTCGTAAGACTCTTGAAGGGCATCATTATCCTTCAGCGGTGAAAGTTCAGCCGTCCCGGAAAATTCAAACTCCCGGCCGGGGACTTTCAGGTCAATTATCACATCGCCGAAAATGTTTCTGACATTAACGCTGAAATATTGCAGCTCGGAAAAATCTGCGTGATTCATCAAGCTCACTAATGACTCCTCGCACATTAATTCCGCACGTATTGCATCTTTCGTTTTCAGCTTCATTGCTTCAAGCTGTTCATGTATATATTTGAGTGCCTGAGACAACGCCGAGTCGGTGTCATGATTCTTAACGTCAAATTTTTTCTGCATAATCAATCCCCCATACAGCAATGTTATATTTCTCAGCGAGCGCAAAAAATTTATCCGGCTCAAGTATTAATGTCTTCCCCGCTTCTACGGCAAGGCATGTAAGCCCGGCCATGTGCATATTCTCAAGCGTCATAGTTCCGACTGTCGGCAAATCATAGCGCATATCCTGCCCCGGCTTCATCATCTTCACGATTACCCCGCGCCCGGCAATTTCTCCCGCCCTCTGAATCATTCTGTCGGTGCCTTCCATAGCCTCAACCGCCACTACAGAGCCGTCAGAGACGCATACACCCTGCCCGAATGAACACGGCAGAATCACCCGCAATATTTCACGGGCATAATTGATGTCGTCAAATTCTTTTGCTGACGGTGAACGGGACGACAGTTTTCCGTGCGGAGCGATAAACTCAGGGAGTATTTGCCAGTAGGGGATTACTGCGACTCCGGCTTCCTCGCAAGTTTTCACGATTGAGCCTAAAAGCGAATGATCGTCATGAAGGGCATTGCGGAGAACTTTGCGGCTTAGGGGGTCAAATATCAGCGGGAGGCAGTATATTAACTTCTTGGGAATTATTCCGGCCATGATTAATTTGTCCGCCCCGTAGGATTTTATCTCGCGGATTCCCCGGCCTAGACTGGGAGTTTTCATGA
Encoded proteins:
- the lpxI gene encoding UDP-2,3-diacylglucosamine diphosphatase LpxI (LpxI, functionally equivalent to LpxH, replaces it in LPS biosynthesis in a minority of bacteria.), which codes for MSIALLAGGGVLPIEIARKLSGIQEPGLILSLGGSVRELSPYAGKIIIMKTPSLGRGIREIKSYGADKLIMAGIIPKKLIYCLPLIFDPLSRKVLRNALHDDHSLLGSIVKTCEEAGVAVIPYWQILPEFIAPHGKLSSRSPSAKEFDDINYAREILRVILPCSFGQGVCVSDGSVVAVEAMEGTDRMIQRAGEIAGRGVIVKMMKPGQDMRYDLPTVGTMTLENMHMAGLTCLAVEAGKTLILEPDKFFALAEKYNIAVWGIDYAEKI
- a CDS encoding dicarboxylate/amino acid:cation symporter; this encodes MQKKFDVKNHDTDSALSQALKYIHEQLEAMKLKTKDAIRAELMCEESLVSLMNHADFSELQYFSVNVRNIFGDVIIDLKVPGREFEFSGTAELSPLKDNDALQESYESIQRLVLHSFMQYIRYRHSGKINTVRINAVLSNYSGLFKTLTALFLAVISGLLLRNFAPETVSMFLNDNIFAPIRSVFLNGLKMCVIPIVFCSVVSCIADMGGLSGIKQAGGKIIKYFIIANILGLAVGLCIMYIFRPGAGANMTAVSSETVQTQPLSLAGNLVHIIAGNIIRPFLEGDMLQIMAIAFFVGLAISLTGAKMIRKFSDEINMIFMKITEFFLYLTYIVVFCSVASMIITTGAGTLFSAAGVIFTLIGGHVIIFVIFCLAVKFSAKLNPFTMIRKSVPLLATSFSTCSSIAAIPDALKCSADMGIPSSLYSFSVPLGLSLGKAATPVYYWVMVLSAANLYGVNIAPSLIVSLSVTILLLSITTPAMPGSGIISLSVLLTQAGCPLEFIGLAVSIEMLTDFTATMSISFGNLACTVLAAADDNILDREKFNRP